In one Umezawaea sp. Da 62-37 genomic region, the following are encoded:
- a CDS encoding Pls/PosA family non-ribosomal peptide synthetase, translated as MTLVQAASHGGLLPVRPPALFDVAPAAPERTLVDVLAETARTHPQAFALDDGTTALTYRGLLAAVDELRQKLAADGIGLGDRVGVRVPSGTVDLYVSILAVLAAGAAYVPVDAEDPDERADVVFTEADACAVLGADRELALRGTPLGLVGEPDPTDDAWVIFTSGSTGKPKGVAVTHRAAAAFVDAEARLFLADDPIGPDDRVLAGLSVAFDASCEEMWLAWRHGACLVPAPRSLVRTGMDLGPWLVEQEITVVSTVPTLAALWPTEALDDVRLLIFGGEACPPELAERLAVEGREVWNTYGPTEATVVACAARLTGVGPVRIGLPLDGWELAVVDERGEVVPMGGTGQLVIGGVGLARYLDPAKDAEKYAPLPALGWDRAYRSGDLVRAEPEGLLFLGRADEQVKLGGRRIELGEVDAALQALPGVAGAAAAVRTNKAGTQLLVGYVVSDDFDQADAVERLRAALPAALVPLLAVVDTLPTKTSGKVDRNALPWPLPSLEPVGPAVELHGTQAWLAELWGLLLGSPATSPSDDFFASGGGSLAGAQLVSLVRARFPSCSVSDVYAHPKLGALAARLDEYAAETASVREVAPTPRSTQLLQSLLMVPLFTLVGLRWTVALAAINNVLALVGAYTWAPTISWAWVAVGWALVISPPGRLAIAAGGARLLLRNVRPGSYPRGGGVHVRLWAAERLAELSGATNLAGSWVTHYARALGAKIAPGVDLHSLPPVTGMLKLGRNSAIEPEVDLSGHWLDGDVLHVGKIRVGAGATVGARSTLFPGARIGKRAEIAPGSGVVGSVPTGQRWSGVPAMKDGKSVHRWPKARPPRSRRWSLAYGVTSFGLSALSAVTALPALLLVGYVLRGTTGPADALGTALLAVPVATLAWMASYALVVLVSVRLLSIGLREGYHPVHGRIAWRAWTTERLMNMARTSLFPLYASLFTPVWLRALGMKVGRHVEASTVVALPKMTTVGDGAFLADDTMVASYELGGGWLRIAAARIGKRAFLGNSGMTAPGRSVPNRGLVGVLSSTPKRAKAGSSYLGMPPIKLPRTVETGDQSRTFDPPRRLVVARALVELCRIVPVMASVALAVLALAGFEFLAGYGFWAAALGGGVLLLTSGVVACAVAVAAKWALVGKFRAREYPLWSAFVWRNELADTFVEVLAVPWLVGSVAGTPLMNLWQRSMGARIGRGVWCETYWLPEADLVRLDQGATVNRGCVVQTHLFHDRILRMDQVTLNAGATLGPHGIVLPGSTIGSHTTVGPASLVMRGEDVPPGTRWLGNPISAWR; from the coding sequence GTGACCCTCGTTCAGGCCGCGTCCCACGGGGGACTGCTCCCCGTCCGCCCGCCCGCCCTGTTCGACGTGGCCCCGGCCGCGCCAGAGCGGACGCTGGTCGACGTGCTCGCCGAGACGGCGCGCACGCATCCGCAAGCGTTTGCCCTGGACGACGGCACCACCGCGCTGACCTACCGCGGCTTGCTGGCCGCCGTGGACGAGCTGCGCCAGAAGCTCGCCGCGGACGGCATCGGCCTCGGCGACCGGGTTGGCGTGCGGGTGCCGTCGGGGACGGTCGACCTGTACGTGTCGATCCTCGCGGTGCTGGCCGCGGGCGCGGCGTACGTGCCGGTCGACGCGGAGGACCCGGACGAGCGCGCGGACGTCGTGTTCACCGAGGCGGACGCGTGCGCGGTGCTGGGCGCGGACCGCGAACTGGCGCTGCGCGGCACGCCGCTGGGCCTGGTCGGCGAGCCCGACCCCACCGACGACGCGTGGGTCATCTTCACGTCCGGGTCGACCGGCAAGCCCAAGGGCGTCGCCGTGACGCACCGCGCGGCGGCCGCGTTCGTGGACGCCGAGGCGCGGCTGTTCCTGGCCGACGACCCGATCGGCCCGGACGACCGGGTGCTGGCCGGGCTGTCGGTCGCGTTCGACGCCTCGTGCGAGGAGATGTGGCTCGCGTGGCGGCACGGCGCCTGCCTGGTGCCCGCGCCGCGCTCGCTGGTGCGCACCGGCATGGACCTGGGTCCGTGGCTGGTCGAGCAGGAGATCACGGTGGTGTCCACGGTGCCGACGCTGGCCGCGCTGTGGCCGACCGAGGCGCTGGACGACGTGCGGCTGCTGATCTTCGGCGGCGAGGCGTGCCCGCCCGAGCTGGCCGAGCGGCTGGCCGTCGAGGGGCGCGAGGTGTGGAACACCTACGGCCCGACCGAGGCGACCGTGGTGGCCTGCGCGGCCCGGCTGACCGGGGTCGGCCCGGTGCGGATCGGGCTGCCGCTGGACGGCTGGGAGCTGGCCGTCGTGGACGAGCGCGGCGAGGTCGTGCCGATGGGCGGGACCGGCCAGCTGGTCATCGGCGGCGTCGGCCTCGCCCGCTACCTGGACCCGGCGAAGGACGCCGAGAAGTACGCGCCGCTGCCCGCGCTGGGCTGGGACCGCGCCTACCGCAGCGGCGACCTGGTCCGCGCCGAGCCCGAGGGCCTGCTGTTCCTCGGGCGCGCGGACGAGCAGGTCAAGCTGGGCGGCCGCCGGATCGAGCTGGGCGAGGTGGACGCGGCGCTCCAGGCGCTGCCGGGCGTCGCAGGCGCCGCCGCGGCCGTGCGCACGAACAAGGCGGGCACGCAGCTGCTCGTCGGCTACGTCGTCTCCGACGACTTCGACCAGGCCGACGCCGTGGAACGCCTGCGGGCCGCGCTGCCCGCCGCGCTGGTGCCGCTGCTGGCCGTCGTGGACACGCTGCCGACCAAGACGTCGGGCAAGGTCGACCGCAACGCCCTCCCGTGGCCGCTGCCCTCCCTGGAGCCCGTCGGGCCCGCCGTGGAGCTGCACGGCACCCAGGCGTGGCTCGCGGAGCTGTGGGGGCTGCTGCTGGGCTCCCCCGCGACCAGCCCGTCGGACGACTTCTTCGCCAGCGGTGGTGGCAGCCTCGCGGGCGCGCAGCTCGTGTCGCTGGTCCGCGCCCGCTTCCCCAGCTGCTCGGTCAGCGACGTCTACGCCCACCCGAAGCTCGGCGCGCTGGCCGCGAGGCTGGACGAGTACGCCGCCGAGACCGCGTCGGTGCGCGAGGTCGCGCCGACACCCCGCTCGACCCAGCTGCTCCAGTCGCTGCTGATGGTCCCGCTGTTCACCCTCGTCGGCCTGCGCTGGACGGTCGCGCTGGCCGCGATCAACAACGTGCTGGCGCTGGTCGGCGCGTACACGTGGGCGCCGACGATCTCGTGGGCGTGGGTCGCGGTCGGCTGGGCGCTGGTGATCAGCCCGCCCGGACGCCTCGCCATCGCCGCGGGCGGCGCCCGGCTGCTGCTGCGGAACGTGCGGCCCGGCAGCTACCCGCGCGGCGGCGGCGTGCACGTGCGGCTGTGGGCGGCCGAGCGGCTCGCGGAGCTGAGCGGTGCCACGAACCTCGCGGGCTCCTGGGTCACGCACTACGCGCGCGCCCTCGGCGCGAAGATCGCGCCCGGCGTCGACCTGCACTCGCTGCCGCCCGTCACGGGCATGCTGAAGCTGGGGCGCAACAGCGCGATCGAGCCCGAGGTGGACCTCTCCGGCCACTGGCTGGACGGCGACGTGCTGCACGTCGGCAAGATCCGGGTCGGCGCGGGCGCCACGGTCGGCGCGCGCAGCACCCTGTTCCCCGGTGCCCGGATCGGCAAGCGCGCCGAGATCGCCCCAGGCTCCGGCGTGGTCGGCTCGGTGCCGACCGGCCAGCGCTGGTCCGGCGTGCCCGCGATGAAGGACGGCAAGTCCGTCCACCGCTGGCCGAAGGCCCGGCCGCCGCGTTCGCGCCGCTGGTCGCTGGCCTACGGCGTGACGTCGTTCGGGCTGAGCGCGTTGTCCGCCGTGACGGCGCTGCCCGCCCTGCTGCTGGTCGGCTACGTCCTGCGCGGCACCACGGGTCCCGCCGACGCGCTGGGCACGGCGCTGCTGGCCGTGCCGGTGGCGACACTGGCCTGGATGGCGTCGTACGCGCTCGTCGTGCTGGTGTCGGTGCGGCTGCTGAGCATCGGCCTGCGCGAGGGCTACCACCCGGTGCACGGGCGGATCGCCTGGCGGGCGTGGACCACCGAACGCCTGATGAACATGGCCCGCACGAGCCTGTTCCCGTTGTACGCCAGCCTGTTCACGCCGGTCTGGCTGCGGGCGCTGGGCATGAAGGTCGGCCGCCACGTCGAGGCGTCGACGGTCGTGGCGCTGCCGAAGATGACCACGGTCGGCGACGGCGCGTTCCTGGCCGACGACACCATGGTCGCCTCCTACGAACTCGGCGGCGGCTGGCTGCGGATCGCCGCGGCCCGCATCGGCAAGCGCGCGTTCCTGGGCAACTCCGGCATGACCGCGCCCGGCCGTTCGGTGCCGAACCGCGGCCTGGTGGGCGTGCTGTCGTCCACGCCGAAGCGCGCGAAGGCGGGCAGCTCGTACCTGGGCATGCCGCCGATCAAGCTGCCGCGCACGGTCGAGACCGGCGACCAGAGCCGCACGTTCGACCCGCCGCGGCGGCTCGTGGTCGCGCGGGCGCTGGTCGAGCTGTGCCGGATCGTGCCGGTGATGGCGTCGGTCGCGCTGGCCGTGCTGGCGCTGGCGGGCTTCGAGTTCCTGGCCGGGTACGGCTTCTGGGCCGCCGCGCTCGGCGGCGGTGTGCTGCTGCTCACCTCGGGTGTGGTGGCGTGCGCGGTGGCCGTGGCGGCGAAGTGGGCGCTGGTCGGGAAGTTCCGCGCGCGGGAGTACCCGCTGTGGAGCGCTTTCGTCTGGCGCAACGAGCTGGCGGACACGTTCGTCGAGGTCCTGGCCGTGCCGTGGCTCGTGGGCTCGGTCGCCGGAACGCCGCTGATGAACCTCTGGCAGCGCTCGATGGGCGCCCGGATCGGCCGCGGCGTGTGGTGCGAGACCTACTGGCTGCCCGAAGCCGACCTGGTCCGTTTGGACCAAGGGGCAACGGTGAACCGGGGGTGCGTGGTGCAGACGCACCTGTTCCATGATCGGATCTTGCGCATGGACCAGGTGACGCTCAACGCGGGCGCGACGCTCGGGCCGCACGGGATCGTGCTGCCGGGCTCGACGATCGGCTCGCACACGACGGTGGGCCCCGCGTCGTTGGTGATGCGCGGCGAGGACGTGCCGCCGGGCACCCGCTGGCTCGGAAACCCGATTTCGGCATGGCGCTGA
- a CDS encoding M1 family metallopeptidase, translating to MALKDSYLPAHGNTGYRVAHYDLDLDYKPIAARLSGRARLTVVAGEALTGLVLDLGTFKVDRVLVEGRPVRFTHGGGKLRVRAARPIAAGTRFTVEVRYVGTPRPIRTRAWGDLGWDQLADGAIVASQPIGAPSWFPCNDTVREKATYRIAVTAPSPYTVVANGVLVDGKVGGSTTTWVYEQDVPMATYLATVQIGQYEELELTDGQPAAVPSRLVAKFAHDFGRQPAMVELFERLFGPYPFGQYAVVVTDDDLEVPIEAQGVSVFGANHVDGKRGFERLVAHELAHQWFGNSVGLADWRDIWLNEGFAAYSEWLWSEESGGPSASALATRTRVALLRQGQNIRIGDPGVNDMFDDRVYKRGALTLHTLRTVLGDAAFFSALREWTHTYRHRTATTDQFIAVVQRHTARPLAAFFQSWLYTGKLP from the coding sequence ATGGCGCTGAAGGACTCCTACCTCCCAGCGCACGGGAACACGGGATACCGGGTAGCGCACTACGACCTCGACCTCGACTACAAGCCCATCGCCGCCCGGTTGTCCGGACGGGCGAGGCTGACCGTCGTCGCGGGCGAGGCGTTGACGGGCCTCGTGCTGGACCTCGGCACGTTCAAGGTCGACCGGGTGCTGGTCGAGGGCAGGCCGGTCCGCTTCACCCACGGCGGCGGCAAGCTGCGGGTGCGGGCGGCCAGGCCCATCGCGGCGGGCACGCGGTTCACCGTGGAGGTGCGCTACGTCGGCACGCCGCGGCCGATCCGCACGCGGGCGTGGGGCGACCTCGGCTGGGACCAGCTGGCGGACGGCGCGATCGTGGCCAGCCAGCCGATCGGCGCGCCGTCGTGGTTCCCGTGCAACGACACCGTGCGGGAGAAGGCCACCTACCGGATCGCCGTCACCGCGCCGTCGCCCTACACGGTGGTGGCCAACGGGGTCCTCGTCGACGGCAAGGTCGGCGGCAGCACCACGACGTGGGTGTACGAGCAGGACGTGCCGATGGCGACGTACCTCGCGACCGTCCAGATCGGGCAGTACGAGGAGCTGGAGCTGACCGACGGCCAGCCCGCCGCCGTGCCCTCCAGGCTGGTCGCGAAGTTCGCCCACGACTTCGGCCGCCAGCCCGCGATGGTCGAGCTGTTCGAGCGGCTGTTCGGGCCCTACCCGTTCGGCCAGTACGCGGTCGTGGTCACCGACGACGACCTGGAGGTGCCGATCGAGGCGCAGGGCGTCTCGGTGTTCGGCGCCAACCACGTCGACGGCAAGCGCGGCTTCGAACGGCTGGTGGCGCACGAGTTGGCGCACCAGTGGTTCGGCAACAGCGTCGGACTGGCCGACTGGCGCGACATCTGGCTCAACGAGGGCTTCGCCGCGTACTCCGAGTGGCTGTGGTCGGAGGAGTCCGGCGGCCCCTCGGCGTCCGCGCTCGCGACCAGGACCAGGGTCGCGCTGCTGCGGCAGGGGCAGAACATCCGGATCGGCGACCCCGGCGTGAACGACATGTTCGACGACCGCGTGTACAAGCGCGGCGCGTTGACGCTGCACACCCTGCGGACCGTGCTGGGCGACGCGGCGTTCTTCTCGGCGCTGCGCGAGTGGACGCACACCTACCGGCACCGCACCGCCACCACGGACCAGTTCATCGCCGTCGTCCAGCGGCACACCGCCCGCCCGCTGGCGGCGTTCTTCCAGTCCTGGCTGTACACCGGGAAACTGCCCTAG